Genomic window (Tribolium castaneum strain GA2 chromosome 2, icTriCast1.1, whole genome shotgun sequence):
GAAATCGAAACGACCTTGGCCCGCAACCAGGGTGGAAAACGCGGCTTTTACACCTACACCGAACTAGAGCGTCTTTTAACAAGCGTCGAATTGCGAAACCTCATCCAAAACATTTTGACCATTTCTGTGATCCTCATTACGGCTTACACGGCCGCCTTATTGACTTTATTGGGCTCTGTCTTGATTGTTAGCCACATTCCGGGGGCTTGTCTTCGCCCGCAAATCGAAGCGCCGCCCTCGGAGCCCCTCTACAACGAAACGAACCGTGTGAGCCCCCTCCATGTCGGAATTTTCCTCGCAAGTATTGAGAGTTTTCTGACACCGTTTTGCAACAAAAGTGAGACTCAAAACGTATCCTGGGACTGGTGGAGTGCCCCCACGATGACATGGCTCTACGAAACGTCGAAATTTGTCGAAGTTGAGGCTCCGACTTTGGGTTTTTTGGACTTGAGACGATTCTATAaggattattttttgaaattggatTTGGAGGATCAAGTGCATAAGGAGACGAAAGTTAGGATTCAAGACCAGTTGGAGAGGTCGTGGCACGAAGAATGGACGGATACGATAGGTGATGGGTTTTATAACAGGTACCTGCATTACCTACAAAATCTCAAAGCCTGATTTGATTGGTCAATAAAACCAAACATTTGACACGATTGTTTATTCACCAGCCTACTCAAACTACAATTAATGGGTCTTTATCGACACTTGAAACAATAATATTGActgaattttgcaacaaatcaCTCAATTGTTTCTGGAAACGCCCCAAAAAGCCCCGTTCGGAATTACTATGTTCGCAGAGAATCACATGAACCCCGTTTTGCGTAGCATCCAGGACTTCATGGTGGGACATTTCCCCCGTTAGGTACAAATCGCTCGTG
Coding sequences:
- the LOC660504 gene encoding protein CNPPD1, encoding MSKLPKRVKDKRHIGEHQKYISRITKTLYYGKFPKTDELSLPVTELAAELFSEAQKGRSLDRLHCDDAANISRNACVSPCSLVIAILYLERLKKTCPEYLERTASSDLFLVSLMVSCKFLYDDGEADEVFMNEWALSGGMSVKQLVQLEKEFLKAIDWEVFVTELTFWKKLSEIETTLARNQGGKRGFYTYTELERLLTSVELRNLIQNILTISVILITAYTAALLTLLGSVLIVSHIPGACLRPQIEAPPSEPLYNETNRVSPLHVGIFLASIESFLTPFCNKSETQNVSWDWWSAPTMTWLYETSKFVEVEAPTLGFLDLRRFYKDYFLKLDLEDQVHKETKVRIQDQLERSWHEEWTDTIGDGFYNRYLHYLQNLKA